The genomic DNA AACATTCGCGGCCGGAGCTACCGGATGCGGGCCTACCAGGACCCGCCGCCGGAGGAAGGAGGCGCTGCTATCATTCGCTGACCTGCCCGGGGCTCTGCACTATTCGCGATCAGCTCTCTGCACTTTTGATGATCGCCAACAGGGCTGTGGCTGCGGAAACGTTGGCCGCCGCTTGTGCAGCGACCGGTACGGGTCGCGTTTCGGGCCAGGCTGATGCGGACTTGCTCGCAGCCGCTAAAGACCTAGCCCCCGAGGTCCTGCACGCGCTGAGCTCACTTATCGCTGCCATTCAAGCGGGTCGGTCGAGCGGCGCGCTCTTCACCGAGGTAATGCGACTACCCGGTGTGGTCTCGGCCTCCCTCGACCTCCCGATCCTGCTGGTCCTCGACGAGCTGCAAGAGATTACGCGCTTACGACGTTTCCCGGACACCGAGAATCTGCTGGGGACCATCCGGGCGGCAGTGGATCGACCGGGGAAGGTCGCCTTCGTCGTGGCCGGCTCGCGCGTGAGCGCTCTCCGCGCCCTGCTCACCGACCGCGAAGGCCCCTTGTATCAGCGCTTCGAGCATCTGGAGCTCGGACCCTTTGCGCCCGATGCCACCTTAGAGCTGGCAACCCGGATCTGGGACGAGGACAACCTCCCCTACGAGCCGGATGCTGTCGTGCGCCTCCACCGACTCACCGGTGGATGGCCCTTCTACATCCGGGCCCTGGCCAACCGCGCCGGGCAAATGGCGCGCGCCGCCGACGGTCGGGTGACGCCTGACACGGTGGATCTGGCGTTCCTCCACGAGGTGGTTGGGCGGACGGATGACATCGGGCAGCACTGCCGGTACTTGCTGGAGACGGCGTTACTGGACCTGGGCGACGCCATGCGAAATACAGTGGATGCAGCGCTGCGGGCGATTGCCAACCATGATGCCCCGGTGGCGCGATCGACGATTGCTCGCCGGCTTCACGCCGCCCACGAACGGTCCCGCATCTACACGGCGATCAGCCACCTCATTGATACCGACTACCTGCAAGAGAACGCAGGCCTTCTCTCCTTCCTCGATCCGGTCTTCGCATTTTGGCTGGCGGTTGAGCCGGAGCGTCGCAATCCAGCCGCCAGCCTTGGAAATCCGCAGGCGTTAAAGAGGCGCCTGGCGTGGTACGAAGCGCAACACGCGCACGACCGCGAGGAGATGGGCGCCCTGTTCGAGAAGCGAGTAGAGAACCTGGTTCGCCAGTTCCGGGGCCAGACCGTCGAGGGGCGACTCTTCGGCGCATCAGAGGCGATCAGGCTGCCGGTTGTTCAGGGGGCGGGCTCCGTCCGCGTTGATGATCCGCAAGCACGGCATGCGGAGCGGCCTGACAGCTACGAACTGGACATTGTGACGCGGGGGGACAGTCCTGAGGACTGCTGGGCCGTTGAGGCGAAGCACCGCCAGGGGGCGATCACCGAGCGAATGGTGCGCCGCTTCATCGAAAGCGCACGGGTGGTTGGCGCGGAGCGAGGCCTTTCGTTCGGCCACCGGTGGATCGTTGCTCCGCGGGGTATTCGTCCAGATGCCCTCGTCGTGGCGCGCTCGGAAGGTCTGCTCACCTCGGGGATGCGGGATCTCCTGGCCTTGGAGCGCATAGTGGCGGGAGCACTCGATGAGCAAGGAACGTGATTGAGAGAGACAGCCGGTGAGCAAGCAAATGGCAGCAAGCCCGAGATGACCAGTGGAGCCCCGCCGCGGGTGGACCCCATCGAACAGTATTGGACCAATCTTGCCGCCAACTTGCCGCCGACAGTTCGCGAATCATTCCTCAACAACATCCGCGAGCAGCACCGTGTCAATCGCCACTACCTTTGAGCCACCCCGTCGCCATTAAGCTTTGAGCCACTTTCAAGCCCGCCTGGACCGAAGTGTAGCGTCTGGGCCGTCGTCGTCGGGAACAGTCGGAGCCTTGTTGGCTCGGTAGCTCGGGCCGTCCATGACGATCTGGTAGGCGCCGTGAGCGAGCCGATCGAGGGCTGAGTTGCCGAGGATCGGGTCGTCGAACAAGCCGAGCCATTCGTCGACCCCGCGGTTGCTGGTGAAGACGAAGCTGCTCCGTTTGTGGCGTTCGATTATGAGCTCGTAGAGATCGCCGCTCTGCTGGGCAGAAAGACGGTGGAGCCCGAAGTCATCGCAGATCAGCAGGTCTGGGGTGAGATAGCCGCCCACGCCGCGAGCCGCTCGAGGGCAGGATCTTGACGCCCGCGAGCACTGACGCCTTGGGGCGGATCTGACCCAGCATCCCCTCCGCCACCCCGATGTAGTAGTCGGTCATCGCGTAGCTGCGGTGGCCCATCCACCGCTTGAGCACGGACGGGCTCTCGCCGTCGATCGCCTTCTTGGTGGCAAACATGTGGCGGAAGAGATGCGGATGGACTCGGAAGCCGATCTCGCGTCTCGCCCGGATGAGGATTTCCGCCAGGCTCGGTGGTGTGAGAGCGCGTCCATCGTAGGTGAGGAAGAGCGTCTCGGCCTCGATGCGGCGAGGCTGCTTGGTCCGACGGGCGCTGCCCAGCCGGGCCGGCTTGTTGAAGTAGAGGTCGCGCCACTTGAGGTAGTTCCGGATGACGGCGGTCGCCTGTTCCGTGAGCGGGATGTAGCGCCACTCCTCGGTCTTGTCGGAGAAGACGCGGATGTTCTGCCGATCGAGCTCCACGTTCTTCGCCTGCAGATTCGCGGCTTCTTCACGTCGGATGCCGGTCTCCGCGAGCACCGTCAGGATCGCCAGGTTCCGGGAGCCGAGGAACGTGTCGGGCGGGTAGAGAGAAAAGAGCTGCTGCAGGACCTCGGGTGGAATGAGCTCGAAGTGGGGCTTGGCGGATTGGGGGACGCGGAGTCCTTCAAGGCGATTACCCTCAGTCCAGCCCGCCTGGCCCATCCAGCGGGCGAAGGCCTTCACGGATCGGAGGCGGTTCGCAATCGTGTTCTCGCTCAGCTCACGCTTACGGAGATGGACCCGGAACAGGTTGACGTTATGCTCGGTGAAGTCCTCCACGGTCGTCAGGCCGCGCTCGTGGAAGAAGGTCCAGAGCTGCATGATCGATTCTTCGTGTCACTGGGCCGTCCTCGGCTCCTGCTCCGCGCGCTTTTTGGCCAGGAACTCCGGGATGGGACCCTTGGTGTTGTTGGATCGAGCCCCAACCTCGTGCTCGAGCAGGGCCTCGTCGTCGACGGACATGTCTCGCCAGGCCAACCGACTTTTGGCCATTATGGCCACCCCCAAACGGAGTCGTCATTGGCCGGCAGACAAAGAAAAAAGCGACGAAGGCAGGTTGTCGGCGGATCGAATTATTCCGGAGCGGCTCGGAAGAACTGCCGCAAGTAGCGGTCATTAGATAGCTGTTGATGCCTTTCTAACGACCGCTACTTGTCGAGTGGAGCGGGAGACGGGACTCGAACCCGCGACAGCCTGCTTGGAAGGCAGGAACTCTACCAACTGAGTTACTCCCGCGTACCTGAGCGCAGTGCGACCGTCAGCCAAGGCCCGACGCGCCTGCGCTGGCTCATTTAGTGTACCGAAGAGCCGCCGCCACCACCAAAAGCCGCGCCGCCAGCCAATCTCGCCGTGAGCAACGGCGCGCGCAACATCGTCCCCCATCAACTATACTGGAATAGAACATATGTTCCGTCGCGTCGGACCGACGGCCGGCGCCACGGGGATCGGAGCCAACATGACCGCCAAGCCCGACGCATCCGAACTCTCCCACCGCGAGGAGCGATTCGACACCTACCGCGCCCTCGCCGCGCCCTTCGAGACCACTTTCCGCGACAGCCGCGGCGGCATCGAGCTGGAGTACATCACGGGCGAGCAGGTCATCACCCGCCTGAACGACGCCCTCGGCGTCGGCGGCTGGTCCTTCCGCGTCCTGGAGCACGGAATCCACCACGAGGCGGACGAGGCCTGGATCCTGGCGGAGATCTCTGCCACGATCGATGGCGCCATCGTCGTGCGCCAGCAGTTCGGCTCGCAGAAGATCAAGCGGTCGCGATCGAGCAACGCCCCCCTTGACGTCGGCTTCGATCTCAAAGGCGCAACGACGGATGCCCTCAAGAAATGCGCGAGCTTGCTCGGCGTGGGCCTGTACCTCTCGAAAAAGGAGACCCCCGGAGAGAGCGCGGAGCACGACGCCACCGCGCCGACCCATGCGCCCGACGACCACGCTGAGGGCGAACCGATCGTCTGCGCCGATTGTGGTGAGGAGCTGTCCGAGACCCGCTTCAAGGACGGCACGCGGTGGTCGCCGGCTCGCCTGGCCGCCTACGGCCGGCGAAAGCACGGCCGTCCCCTCTGCATGGCCCACTACCGGGAGGCGAACGACGCCGTCAGGCGCGGCCAGAGCCTCGAGGCGCGCGCCTCATGACGACGCCGCGACCCCGTTGTCCCGCGCCGACCGAGCCGATCGCGCCGCCAGCCTCAGGCAGCGATCCGTACAAAAGCCGCTCTGGATCGCCCGATGTCACGCGCGGAGCGGGTCGATCTCGCCGCCAACGTCACGCCGCGGCCCGGGAGGAGCCCTTCTGGATCTCGGCGCGCACCACCAGCCGCTGATCGTAGTCGCGCTCCAGCGGCAGCCAGTTTCCGGTGCACGTGATGAGCGTCGCCGACGGCATCGTCGTCGGCGCCAATACGGACACGTCGTCGCGCGATACCGCCCGCACCCACACCACGCGATAGCGGAATTCGGCGGTCGGCCCGTACACATCGACAACGTCGCCGACCTTCACGCGATCGAGGTCGCGAAACACGTGCCCCACCGCTAGACTCGTCACGTGCCCGAACAACACGGCGTTCCCCGGGTCGCCCGCGCCCGGGGTGAACTGGGCGTGGCCCACTTTGAACGCCGGAATGTCCCAAGTCCCGCCATCGCGGCTCGAGTATTTCGCGGGCACGACGTTGGAATCGAGACCGATGGACGGGATGACGAGTCGGGTGATGGCGCCCTGCGCAAAATCCGCGTCTGCCGACGTCGTTGATGCGGAAGCGTTCTCCGTCGCGCCGTCCCGCTCTTGGACGCCGCCGGCCCCCTCCTCGGGCGGATTTCCCGGCAGAATGGCGACCGCCGGCAGTCCGTCCAGCGACGCCGACCCACCGCGGGCAGCGGCCCCCGGCAGCGCCGCCACGGGCGCGCCCTGTCCCCCGCGCTCGATCATCGCCGACCGAAGACTTAAACCGGCCAACGCCACGATGCCCGTGATCGAGAAGGCGATCATGAAGTCGCCCAGCAGGAGCGCCGCCCACGCCACCCAGCGGTGCGCGCCGGCACGCAGCCTCGCGCTATTTCCGCGCAAGCTGCCGCCCGATCGCGCGCAAACTCAGGCCGAGAACCAGGAGCGCCGCGAGTCCAATGCCAAGCGAGACCGGATCCAGCCCGCCGCCAGACGGGATCTGGCGCGCCTGCGCCGCGTTGGCCGCTTCGCCAACGCTCGTCTGGCCACCTCCGCCGAGCGGCGTCTGTGCGGCGGCGCCTGCGCCGGGCACCCCAGCCGGCGCGGATCCTCCGCCCACGCCCGGCGTCGCGCCCGGCCCGCCCGGGAAGGGGGCGATCTGCGCGGGCGTCGCCGCGCTCAGGCCGCCGGCGGCACCGGGCGACGTGCCGGAGGTCCCCGGTCCGCCGGGCGGGTTGAGTGCGGGCTGAACCGGCGTCGTCACCTCTCCGGCCCCCGTCGGCGCTCCGACCTGCGACTGGCCCGGCGGCGGAGCCACTGGAATCGCCTGTTGCACAGGCGTGCTGGCCGGCGCCACGAGCGTGGGGCCGGCCGACTGGCCGGTGGAAAGTGTGCCGCCCCGCTCTGGCTGGGCGCCGGCTGCCGTCGCAACGGCCGGGGCCGTGGCCGGCTGCGACAACGGCTGGTGAAAAACGGGGGTCGGCGTCCCTACGCTCAGTCCCCCGCCTGGACTCGTGAACGTCGGCAGGGACGGCAGCGTCGGCGCGGCCAATCCCGGCCCCCCAACGATGGCAGTCGCTGTCGGCTGCATCCCGCTGGGAACGGGTTGCGGACGGATAGCGGGGGCCGCCGGCGTGGCGACCCCGCCCACACCCGGCGTCTGGGCTCGGGCAAGCCGCGCCGTGCCCGCGCAAAGGCCCAAGGGCACGGCGCACAGCAACGCGAAACGAACGAGCAGCGGCATTTCGTCTCCTTCCCAGGCGAGGCCGAATGACATGCCCCGAGGCCGCCCTCCGTGCCTTCGCAGGAGAGCTGCGCTCAGTATCGCGGCGGGGGGGAACGTAGCCGGTTGCACACCGTTACCGCGCGGTCAACGAAAGTCGCGGTGGAAAGGTCGTGGATTCCTCGTAGGGGCGGGTGGTCACCCAGGACGCTAGATCGTCATGACGGTTGAGGCGCCCCGGACCTCTTGCAGCAGAAACGACGCGGTCCCCAGGATGCTGTCGACCTCGGGCGCCATCGTCTCCGCGTCGATGTCCCAGATGCGGGCGCCGCGCGAGCAGAGGAACACGCGCACGCGCCCGGTCTGCTTCACGTCAGCCAGCAGGCGCCGAAGATCGTCGAACCCCATCGCCTTCGCGCCCTCGATGAAGGCGCGGCCCACCGCGTCGGTCTCTTCCAGATCCGCGAAGCCGTCCACCTTCAGCCGACGCGCCGCCCGATTGGTGAAGAACATGGCGACGGACATCCCAGCGCTGGCCGCGATCCCCGCGAAGCTGATGGCGAGCAAGAGGTCCTCGTACGTGTCGCTCTTCACGATCAATGCCATCCGCGCCGCGCTGGTCTCGCTCGCGCTCATCGCTCTCCCTCACTCCGTTGTAGCAGCCGCATGTCGTACCGTACGATCAGCGACGGTGAGTCGCGATGGAACCTACCACAGCAACCTCCAACGTCGTCGTGATCCGTCCCGGCGCCCTGGGCGACACGATGCTGACCCTCCCAGCTCTTGAAGCGCTTCGTCGTCGCTTCCCGGGTCGGGAAATCGAGCTGGTAGGGAATCACGATGCCGGGCAGCTCCTCGCGCACTGGGGTGTGGTAGACACCGTCACGTCGTTCGAGGGCCCGGACGTGATGCGCCTCTACGAATCGGAGCCGCGGGTCAGTGCGCGGTGGGCCCGGGCCAGCGTCGTGGTAGCCTGGCTCGGCGATGGCACGCGGATCGCGAACGCCTTTCGCGCCCAGACCGGCGCCCACGTCATCGTCGCGGCGCCGCCCGTGCCCGCCCGTGCCGGCCACGCGTCCGACCAGCTCCTCGTTGGGCTCGGGCCCATCGTCGGCGACGGCGACGCGCCACCGCCGCCCCCCGGCGATCACTGGCTAGGACACGGCAGCCGCGTCGCGGCCCTCCACCCCGGCAGCGGGGCGCCGCGCAAGAATTGGCCGGCCGAGCGGTTCGCCGGCCTCGCCGGCCGGCTCATCGGCGCAGGCTGGTGTGTCCGCGCCATCCAGGGCCCGGCCGATGGCGAAGCGGTCAATGCAATGCTGGAGTCGCTGGCGCCGTCGTTGCGTTCGGAAATCCGTGTGGTGATCCCGAACGACATCGACGACCTCGCCGCCACGCTCGCAACGGCGGGCGTATTCGTGGGAAACGATTCGGGGGTGAGCCACGTTGCCGCGGCGCTGGGGGTGCCGACGGTGGCGATCTTTGGCGCCACAGATCCGGCGGTCTGGGCGCCGCGCGGCGCCCGCGTCTCAGCCATCGGCGCACCCGACCGGTGGCCGAGTCTCGATGCCGCCGCTGCCGCCGTCTCGAATATTGCGAAGGCGGATCCCGTCGGAGACTCAGCGGGCGTTGCGGGTACGCGTCTCGACGAAGATGGCGCTCGCAAAGAGAGCGAACAGGATCAGAATCGTGATTCCGTCAATCATTTGTTGACTCCGAGTCAAGGTCTCTAGGCCTCGCCACCGCGCATACTACGAAGAGTAACGTCACGGTTCCGTCACAAAGGTTGGATACCGGATCACAGAGACCGCACGGGCAGCCGCGAAGGCCCAGCCTGGATGCAACCACTGGCGATGGCCTGTGCTCAATTGCCCGCAACCGGTCCACGACGACCGCTGGTCACATATTGACACGGAGGCACCAATGCAGTCCAGCGACGACACATCGGTGGACGCGATCGAGCGCGCGATCCGCCGTCTCGCCCAGCAGCCCCCGGAGCGCGCGGCGTTCGATCTCGGGGCCGTCACCAACCGTGCTATCATCGAGCTTCACAACGTCGCCCGAAAGGAAGCGAGCGCCCGGCGCGGCGCATCCGATTGGGGCGCATGGGCCCGGCTGGCGAACGCCGCGCGGAGCGGGGTCCTCCAGATCGCGGCCGTGCGCGACTCACTCAAGTCCCTGCCAACGTCGCCTCAGACGAGCGCGTCCGAAACCCGCGAACGCCGGCCCGTGGCCGAGGCATCTGACGAGGAGTCCGTCCAGTGACAGAGCGCAGCTCGGTGGACAACGCCTACACGGCGGCGCTTGGGTCCGTCCTGCGTCGCCGCGATCCGGGCGCCCTCAAGTCGTTTCTCAAAGAGAGCGCCGAGCGATTCGGCGGGGCGGCGCAGGTTCGTGAGATCGAATCGCGCGAACCGGCCGAGATCGAGATCCTGATGCATCGGATGATTCTCGCCCGCCCCGACCTCGCGGTGATGCACGCTGCCAGCCAGGCGTGGCTCGCAGCGCACGGCCTGGAAAGGCGATCGCCGCCTGGTACGGCCGGCGGGCGTCCGCCGTCCGACGCCCGGGGTCGCCCAGGCCCGCGGCGTCGACCGTGACGGGAGAGGTGGTCTGGCAGGCCGCCGTCTTGGGCGTCGTCCAAGGTCTCACTGAGTTCCTGCCCGTGAGCAGCACGGCCCACCTCATCCTGGTTCCGACGATCTTCGGCTGGCGCGCGGCGCTCCTGAACGAGCTGTCGTTCGACGTCGCCCTCCATCTCGGCACGATCGTCGCGCTCCTCGCCGTCTTCTGGCGCGAGTGGGTCCGCCTGTGTTTCGCCGCGTGGCGCTCCATCAGAAACCCGCGCGCCGCGACGGGGGAGGCCCGCCTCGCGTGGCTCATCGTTCTTGCCACCGTGCCGGGCGCCGTCGCTGGTGGCCTCTTCGAGCGCCAGATCGAGACGGCGCTGCGGTCGCCAGTGGTGATCGGGGTCACGATGATCGGCGTCGCCCTGGTCCTCGCCGTCGTGGATCGCCTGGGCGCTCGGGCACACGACGAATACGGGCTCGGCGCGGCGCCGGCGCTCGCCATCGGCATCGGCCAGGCCTGTGCCCTCATCCCCGGCGTGTCGCGGAGCGGCGCCACAATTGCCGTCGGCATGGGCGTGGGCATGAGCCGCGCCGCGGCGGCCCGGTTTTCGTTCCTGCTCAGCACGCCCATCATCCTGGGCGCCATCGGCAAGCAATTCTTCGACCTGGCACGGCATGGCGTTCCCGCGTCTGACCTCCTACCGCTCGCGGTCGGAATCCTCGCCGCCGCCGTCACCGGCTACCTGTGTATCCGTGGATTGCTGAGCTACCTGCGCCGACGCAGCCTGATGCCCTTCGTGGTGTATCGCGTGGTGATCGGCGCCGTCGTGCTTGTCCTCGCGCTCAGCGGCCGCATCTCGGCCCCCTAACGCCGACCGATCACGCACGCTCGTTAGTATCGCCGGCCGCGTTGGAGTGCGATGTCGAACTTGGCTGTGTCCGCGATGGCCATCACCGCCATGACGCCAGCCTGAACCGGATCTGTCACCACCAGATCGGCAGCGGCGGGTACGCTCCCGGCCATATTGAGCGAGATCACGATGATGCCTTTTTGCGAGATCTCCCGCACCGCCTCGGTGATCGCCCCGCCCATCAAGGAGCCGGCGAGGACGAGCACGCGCGCACGCGGGAGGCGGGCAACGGCGCGCACGGCGGCCGCGAGGGCCTCTTCGCCCACGAGCGGGATCGTATCGATGGAGATGCGCTCGCCGCGAATGTTGTGCCGGTCCGCCTCGCTGATGGCGCCGACCGCGACCTGACCCACCTGCGCGCCGCCGCCGATCACGATGATTCGCTTCCCATAGACGCGCACGAAGGGCTCGACGCGCGCGACGTTCGTGACGTTCGCGAGCGATGTGACGTCGCGAATCAAGCGTTCCGCGTCGCGTACACCTTCCAGCTCGAAATACACCGTAGCGGACTGATCCTGGCGCTCGGTGATCTCGATGGACGCGATATTTGCTTCATGGGACAATATGACGCCCGTCAGGTCGTGAAGAACACCGGGTCGGTCCCGAATGAAGGCCAGAAAGGCAAGATCCGCTGACAGCATGGCGCCCGAAAGCATAGGCTGACGGAGGAAACGGCGTCAACATGCTAAGCT from Chloroflexota bacterium includes the following:
- a CDS encoding ATP-binding protein yields the protein MGGYLTPDLLICDDFGLHRLSAQQSGDLYELIIERHKRSSFVFTSNRGVDEWLGLFDDPILGNSALDRLAHGAYQIVMDGPSYRANKAPTVPDDDGPDATLRSRRA
- a CDS encoding tyrosine-type recombinase/integrase, whose translation is MQLWTFFHERGLTTVEDFTEHNVNLFRVHLRKRELSENTIANRLRSVKAFARWMGQAGWTEGNRLEGLRVPQSAKPHFELIPPEVLQQLFSLYPPDTFLGSRNLAILTVLAETGIRREEAANLQAKNVELDRQNIRVFSDKTEEWRYIPLTEQATAVIRNYLKWRDLYFNKPARLGSARRTKQPRRIEAETLFLTYDGRALTPPSLAEILIRARREIGFRVHPHLFRHMFATKKAIDGESPSVLKRWMGHRSYAMTDYYIGVAEGMLGQIRPKASVLAGVKILPSSGSRRGRLSHPRPADLR
- a CDS encoding Rad52/Rad22 family DNA repair protein; amino-acid sequence: MFRRVGPTAGATGIGANMTAKPDASELSHREERFDTYRALAAPFETTFRDSRGGIELEYITGEQVITRLNDALGVGGWSFRVLEHGIHHEADEAWILAEISATIDGAIVVRQQFGSQKIKRSRSSNAPLDVGFDLKGATTDALKKCASLLGVGLYLSKKETPGESAEHDATAPTHAPDDHAEGEPIVCADCGEELSETRFKDGTRWSPARLAAYGRRKHGRPLCMAHYREANDAVRRGQSLEARAS
- a CDS encoding sortase, whose amino-acid sequence is MRGNSARLRAGAHRWVAWAALLLGDFMIAFSITGIVALAGLSLRSAMIERGGQGAPVAALPGAAARGGSASLDGLPAVAILPGNPPEEGAGGVQERDGATENASASTTSADADFAQGAITRLVIPSIGLDSNVVPAKYSSRDGGTWDIPAFKVGHAQFTPGAGDPGNAVLFGHVTSLAVGHVFRDLDRVKVGDVVDVYGPTAEFRYRVVWVRAVSRDDVSVLAPTTMPSATLITCTGNWLPLERDYDQRLVVRAEIQKGSSRAAA
- a CDS encoding glycosyltransferase family 9 protein, which produces MEPTTATSNVVVIRPGALGDTMLTLPALEALRRRFPGREIELVGNHDAGQLLAHWGVVDTVTSFEGPDVMRLYESEPRVSARWARASVVVAWLGDGTRIANAFRAQTGAHVIVAAPPVPARAGHASDQLLVGLGPIVGDGDAPPPPPGDHWLGHGSRVAALHPGSGAPRKNWPAERFAGLAGRLIGAGWCVRAIQGPADGEAVNAMLESLAPSLRSEIRVVIPNDIDDLAATLATAGVFVGNDSGVSHVAAALGVPTVAIFGATDPAVWAPRGARVSAIGAPDRWPSLDAAAAAVSNIAKADPVGDSAGVAGTRLDEDGARKESEQDQNRDSVNHLLTPSQGL
- a CDS encoding undecaprenyl-diphosphate phosphatase, which translates into the protein MTGEVVWQAAVLGVVQGLTEFLPVSSTAHLILVPTIFGWRAALLNELSFDVALHLGTIVALLAVFWREWVRLCFAAWRSIRNPRAATGEARLAWLIVLATVPGAVAGGLFERQIETALRSPVVIGVTMIGVALVLAVVDRLGARAHDEYGLGAAPALAIGIGQACALIPGVSRSGATIAVGMGVGMSRAAAARFSFLLSTPIILGAIGKQFFDLARHGVPASDLLPLAVGILAAAVTGYLCIRGLLSYLRRRSLMPFVVYRVVIGAVVLVLALSGRISAP
- a CDS encoding DUF5612 domain-containing protein, which translates into the protein MLSADLAFLAFIRDRPGVLHDLTGVILSHEANIASIEITERQDQSATVYFELEGVRDAERLIRDVTSLANVTNVARVEPFVRVYGKRIIVIGGGAQVGQVAVGAISEADRHNIRGERISIDTIPLVGEEALAAAVRAVARLPRARVLVLAGSLMGGAITEAVREISQKGIIVISLNMAGSVPAAADLVVTDPVQAGVMAVMAIADTAKFDIALQRGRRY